A single region of the Actinoplanes sp. SE50/110 genome encodes:
- a CDS encoding sensor histidine kinase: protein MSTLRDLVEEHSSLGSADIDHLHRLAGDWQLLSDLSFADLLLWVPVKGDKPREFVCVAQVRPTTAPTAYQDDQVGRRFGGPEVAHLEVAFTQERIWREGDPVWYGDTPARHEAIPVRRRDENDHEEGYSEVIAVIGRDTNLSTARTPSQLELNYLTTADDLAQMVADGTFPPARQPGEMTTSAPRVGDGLIRLDASGKVTYASPNAQSAYRRLGFNAHLVGEELAGLSSRLAADPLEGNDVAERIRSSLRGEFPPRMEFEARGATVLTRSLPLLPAGVPIGALVLVRDVTEVRRRDRALMTKDATIREIHHRVKNNLQTVAALLRLQARRVDAPEARMALEESVRRVASIALVHETLSMSSDEAVEFDGIVDRVATAATEVSATSFPVHMRREGTFGILPAEIATSLVMVLNELLINAVEHGFPAGEDDEPAPAPEQPAEVVVAAHRFRKQLHVTVADNGQGLPEGFRPDAGRLGLQIVRALATGELRGSIELRNRAGGGTEAVLVVPLGKR, encoded by the coding sequence GTGTCCACCCTGCGCGATCTCGTCGAGGAACACTCCAGCCTGGGTTCCGCCGACATCGACCACCTGCACCGCCTGGCCGGCGACTGGCAGCTGCTCTCCGACCTGTCCTTCGCCGACCTGCTCCTCTGGGTGCCGGTCAAGGGCGACAAGCCGCGGGAGTTCGTCTGCGTGGCCCAGGTGCGCCCGACCACGGCGCCCACGGCGTATCAGGACGACCAGGTGGGCCGGCGATTCGGCGGCCCCGAGGTGGCCCACCTGGAGGTCGCGTTCACCCAGGAGCGGATCTGGCGGGAGGGCGACCCGGTCTGGTACGGCGACACCCCGGCCCGCCACGAGGCCATCCCGGTGCGCCGCCGCGACGAGAACGACCACGAGGAGGGCTACAGCGAGGTGATCGCGGTGATCGGCCGCGACACCAACCTGAGCACCGCCCGCACCCCCAGCCAGCTGGAGCTCAACTATCTGACCACCGCCGACGACCTGGCCCAGATGGTCGCCGACGGTACCTTCCCGCCGGCCCGGCAGCCCGGCGAGATGACCACCTCGGCGCCCCGGGTCGGCGACGGCCTGATCCGGCTGGACGCCTCCGGCAAGGTCACCTACGCCAGCCCGAACGCCCAGTCGGCGTACCGGCGGCTCGGCTTCAACGCCCACCTGGTCGGCGAGGAGCTGGCCGGGCTCTCCAGCCGGCTGGCCGCCGACCCGCTGGAGGGCAACGACGTCGCCGAGCGGATCCGCTCCTCGCTGCGCGGCGAGTTCCCGCCGCGGATGGAGTTCGAGGCGCGCGGCGCCACCGTGCTCACCCGTTCGCTGCCGCTGCTCCCGGCCGGCGTCCCGATCGGCGCGCTGGTCCTGGTCCGCGACGTCACCGAGGTGCGCCGCCGGGACCGGGCGCTGATGACCAAGGACGCCACCATCCGGGAGATCCACCACCGGGTGAAGAACAATCTGCAGACCGTGGCCGCGCTGCTGCGGCTGCAGGCCCGCCGGGTGGACGCGCCGGAGGCCCGGATGGCCCTGGAGGAGTCGGTCCGCCGGGTCGCGTCGATCGCGCTGGTCCACGAGACGCTGTCGATGTCCAGCGACGAGGCGGTCGAGTTCGACGGGATCGTGGACCGGGTGGCGACCGCCGCCACCGAGGTCTCGGCCACCAGCTTTCCGGTGCACATGCGCCGCGAGGGCACCTTCGGGATTTTGCCCGCCGAGATCGCCACCTCGCTCGTGATGGTGCTCAACGAGCTGCTGATCAACGCGGTCGAGCACGGCTTCCCGGCCGGTGAGGACGACGAGCCCGCCCCCGCGCCGGAGCAGCCGGCCGAGGTGGTCGTCGCCGCGCACCGGTTCCGCAAGCAGCTGCACGTCACCGTGGCCGACAACGGTCAGGGCCTGCCCGAGGGCTTCCGGCCGGACGCCGGCCGGTTGGGGCTGCAGATCGTCCGCGCGCTGGCCACCGGCGAGCTGCGCGGCAGCATCGAGCTGCGCAACCGGGCCGGTGGCGGCACCGAGGCCGTGCTGGTGGTCCCGCTCGGCAAGCGCTGA
- a CDS encoding nitrite/sulfite reductase → MAPSNTPATPAARPRKARGEGQWALGHREPLNPNERSKKDDNPLNVRARIENIYAHRGFASIDPADLRGRFRWWGLYTQRKAGIDGGRTAVLEPEELEDEYFMLRVRIDGGALSVAQLRTIADISTEFARDSADITDRQNIQLHWVRVEDVPEIWRRLEAVGLQTTEACGDCPRVVLGSPVAGISVDEVIDGTPAIDEILKRYIGDPAYSNLPRKFKSQISWLADGPYQANDVSFVGVEHPDHGPGFDLWVGGGLSTNPRLAERLGVWVPLAEIPDVWEGVVGIFRDYGYRRLRHRARLKFLLADWGVARFREVLEKEYLGRALIDGPAPDLPEKPIDHIGVHRQRDGKNYVGAAPVVGRSSGTQLGKLADLAERHGSDRVRLTAYQKLLVLDIADEKVETVVGELREIGLEARPSTWRRGTMACTGIEYCKLAIVETKARGEELVARLEERLPGFDADISVHLNGCPNACARTQVADIGLKGQLVMNAHGEQVEGFQIHLGGALGMAKGETAGFGRKLRGLKATAEELPAYVERVARNYRDGRTDGETFANWVMRAEEELLK, encoded by the coding sequence ATGGCGCCCAGCAACACTCCCGCTACACCGGCCGCCCGCCCCCGTAAGGCGCGCGGCGAGGGTCAGTGGGCGCTCGGACACCGCGAGCCGCTCAATCCCAACGAGCGCAGCAAGAAGGACGACAACCCGCTGAACGTGCGGGCCCGGATCGAGAACATCTACGCCCACCGGGGTTTCGCCTCGATCGACCCGGCCGACCTGCGGGGCCGGTTCCGCTGGTGGGGCCTGTACACCCAGCGCAAGGCCGGGATCGACGGCGGACGCACCGCGGTGCTGGAACCCGAAGAGCTCGAAGACGAGTACTTCATGCTCCGGGTCCGCATCGACGGCGGCGCGCTCAGCGTCGCCCAGCTGCGCACCATCGCCGACATCTCCACCGAGTTCGCCCGCGACAGCGCCGACATCACCGACCGGCAGAACATCCAGCTCCACTGGGTGCGGGTCGAGGACGTGCCGGAGATCTGGCGCCGGCTCGAAGCGGTCGGCCTGCAGACCACCGAGGCCTGCGGCGACTGTCCGCGCGTGGTGCTGGGCAGCCCGGTCGCCGGCATCTCGGTCGACGAGGTGATCGACGGAACGCCCGCGATCGACGAGATCCTGAAGCGGTACATCGGCGACCCGGCGTACTCGAACCTGCCCCGCAAGTTCAAGTCGCAGATCTCCTGGCTGGCCGACGGGCCGTACCAGGCCAACGACGTCTCCTTCGTCGGGGTCGAGCACCCCGACCACGGGCCCGGCTTCGACCTCTGGGTCGGCGGCGGCCTGTCCACCAACCCGCGGCTGGCCGAGCGGCTCGGCGTCTGGGTGCCGCTGGCCGAGATCCCGGACGTCTGGGAGGGCGTGGTCGGGATCTTCCGCGACTACGGCTACCGCCGGCTGCGGCACCGCGCCCGGCTGAAGTTCCTGCTCGCCGACTGGGGCGTGGCCAGGTTCCGCGAGGTCCTGGAGAAGGAATACCTGGGCCGCGCGCTGATCGACGGGCCGGCGCCCGACCTGCCGGAGAAGCCGATCGACCACATCGGGGTGCACCGGCAGCGCGACGGGAAGAACTACGTCGGCGCCGCCCCGGTCGTCGGCCGGTCCTCCGGCACCCAGCTCGGCAAGCTCGCCGACCTCGCCGAGCGGCACGGGTCCGACCGGGTGCGGCTCACCGCGTACCAGAAACTGCTCGTCCTCGACATCGCCGACGAGAAGGTCGAGACCGTGGTCGGCGAGCTGCGCGAGATCGGTCTGGAAGCCCGCCCGTCCACCTGGCGGCGCGGCACCATGGCCTGCACCGGCATCGAATACTGCAAACTCGCCATCGTCGAGACCAAGGCGCGCGGCGAGGAACTCGTCGCCCGGCTCGAGGAACGCCTCCCCGGCTTCGACGCGGACATCTCCGTGCACCTCAACGGCTGCCCCAACGCGTGCGCCCGCACCCAGGTCGCCGACATCGGTCTCAAGGGCCAGCTGGTCATGAACGCGCACGGCGAACAGGTCGAGGGCTTCCAGATCCACCTGGGCGGCGCGCTCGGCATGGCCAAGGGGGAAACCGCCGGCTTCGGCCGCAAACTGCGCGGCCTCAAGGCCACCGCCGAGGAATTGCCGGCGTACGTCGAGCGGGTCGCCCGGAACTACCGGGACGGCCGCACCGACGGCGAGACGTTCGCCAACTGGGTGATGCGGGCCGAAGAGGAGCTCCTCAAATGA
- a CDS encoding biotin/lipoyl-binding carrier protein, with amino-acid sequence MAEEVRAEMVANVWKVVAGVGQAVAEGDTLVILESMKMEIPVVAESDGTVGELAVHEGDVVQEGDLIAVIN; translated from the coding sequence ATGGCCGAAGAAGTCCGTGCCGAGATGGTGGCCAACGTGTGGAAGGTCGTGGCCGGCGTCGGTCAGGCCGTGGCCGAGGGCGACACCCTGGTGATCCTGGAGTCCATGAAGATGGAGATCCCGGTGGTGGCCGAGTCCGACGGCACGGTGGGCGAGCTCGCCGTGCACGAGGGGGACGTGGTCCAGGAGGGCGACCTGATCGCGGTGATCAACTGA
- a CDS encoding tetratricopeptide repeat protein — MDAHPPVPHDLTLARAALDAGEMSQAARHLAGALPHAPTLPEIHELLSRLAARADGALDLFPLEPHAPAGRVAAHAHLLAAAGRPEDGLALLAAASGHTPDVDWAGVPWVSDPVLGGRIDPDALARTVMRLCTAVGDPAPAAAAEPLRPYLTVVRHTVAAHGEHAMLLGAGSALARRLGEARLAIDWATRGARSRPSKLGEIWLGYAFRSAGRIPEALAALRRAVMYDPDDLSVYADVAATLADLGRLDEALSWTDRALERDPRFDCVVHTAQRLRFRADGEVAHLIALADFVRDHPDDTHEHTDLDDCCRDVPWLSGLPASMSRLAPGRPTVNGDPSPDARDRLLRVASTGWPHPPAAYDRALGLVLVEPWELLALLGHPAVTGAADPGAAEVWACLGLLHHGSEEAWLDSTRRRLLLGLLDGEVDRVTQAALFALVTYAWVDPEARADVAAVVAGRFAEVAGGPHARAVAELALATPELARPARELAAATVRTPVIPRQRSRSYLLRWLKK; from the coding sequence GTGGACGCCCACCCCCCGGTCCCGCACGACCTCACCCTCGCCCGCGCCGCCCTGGACGCCGGCGAGATGAGCCAGGCCGCCCGCCACCTGGCCGGGGCGCTGCCCCACGCACCCACCCTGCCGGAGATCCACGAGCTGCTCAGCCGATTGGCGGCCCGGGCCGACGGCGCGCTGGACCTGTTCCCGCTGGAGCCGCACGCCCCGGCCGGCCGGGTGGCCGCGCACGCACACCTGCTCGCCGCGGCCGGCCGCCCGGAGGACGGGCTGGCCCTGCTCGCCGCGGCCAGCGGGCACACCCCGGACGTCGACTGGGCCGGGGTGCCGTGGGTCAGCGACCCGGTGCTCGGCGGCCGGATCGACCCGGACGCACTGGCCCGGACGGTGATGCGGCTGTGCACCGCGGTCGGCGACCCGGCCCCGGCGGCGGCCGCCGAGCCCCTGCGCCCCTACCTGACCGTGGTCCGGCACACCGTGGCCGCGCACGGCGAGCACGCGATGCTGCTGGGCGCCGGCTCGGCGCTGGCCCGTCGGCTGGGCGAGGCCCGGCTCGCGATCGACTGGGCGACCCGCGGCGCCCGCTCCCGGCCGTCCAAGCTCGGCGAGATCTGGCTGGGCTACGCGTTCCGCAGTGCCGGCCGGATCCCGGAGGCGCTGGCCGCGCTGCGCCGGGCGGTCATGTACGACCCGGACGACCTGTCCGTCTACGCCGACGTGGCGGCCACCCTGGCCGACCTGGGCCGGCTCGACGAGGCACTGAGCTGGACCGACCGCGCGCTGGAACGCGACCCGCGGTTCGACTGCGTGGTGCACACCGCGCAGCGGCTGCGGTTCCGCGCCGACGGCGAGGTGGCCCACCTGATCGCGCTCGCCGACTTCGTCCGCGACCACCCGGACGACACGCACGAGCACACCGACCTGGACGACTGCTGCCGGGACGTGCCGTGGCTGAGCGGGCTGCCGGCCTCGATGTCCCGGCTGGCTCCCGGCCGCCCCACAGTCAACGGCGATCCGTCACCGGACGCGCGGGACCGGCTGCTGCGGGTCGCCTCGACCGGCTGGCCGCACCCGCCGGCCGCCTACGACCGGGCGCTGGGCCTGGTCCTGGTCGAGCCGTGGGAGCTGCTCGCGCTGCTCGGCCATCCCGCGGTGACCGGCGCGGCCGACCCGGGCGCCGCCGAGGTCTGGGCCTGTCTCGGGCTGCTGCACCACGGTTCCGAGGAGGCGTGGCTGGACTCCACCCGGCGTCGGCTGCTGCTCGGCCTGCTCGACGGCGAGGTCGACCGGGTCACCCAGGCGGCGCTGTTCGCGCTGGTCACCTACGCCTGGGTGGATCCGGAGGCGCGGGCCGACGTGGCCGCCGTGGTGGCCGGCCGATTCGCCGAGGTGGCCGGTGGGCCGCACGCCCGGGCGGTCGCCGAGCTGGCGCTGGCCACCCCGGAGCTGGCCCGGCCGGCCCGCGAGCTGGCCGCGGCCACCGTCCGCACGCCGGTCATCCCCCGCCAGCGCAGCCGATCCTACCTGCTGCGCTGGCTGAAGAAATGA
- a CDS encoding SIS domain-containing protein — protein MAADIAEQPEGFARLLDGPHADAIAGVAAEIAARRPRNVLFVGRGTSDHAALYGAYLTEIRLGLPVASASPSAITLYGARPDFTGTLVIGVSQSGGSPDLTGVLSAARETGALTLAVTNNPESPLARAAELAVDVAAGHERAVAATKTYTAELLAMLLLVEGIRAGDGRLPAEERAALAGLPALAAGVLADHTAEDVAQRYRFAPHMVTTGRGYAYPTAREAALKLMETSYVPTLAFSGADLLHGPLAMTDTDVPVLAVVGGGPGGRSMADVLARLEERKADVLTVGPAGRLAVPPVDERYSPLLDILPLQKLALALALAKGEDPDAPRGLKKVTSTL, from the coding sequence ATGGCAGCGGACATAGCGGAGCAGCCGGAGGGATTCGCCCGCCTGCTCGACGGGCCGCACGCCGACGCGATCGCCGGAGTCGCCGCGGAGATCGCGGCCCGCCGCCCGCGCAACGTGCTCTTCGTCGGCCGTGGCACCTCCGACCACGCCGCGCTTTACGGGGCGTACCTCACCGAGATCCGGCTCGGTCTCCCGGTGGCCAGCGCGTCGCCGAGCGCGATCACCCTCTACGGCGCCCGGCCCGACTTCACCGGCACCCTGGTGATCGGGGTCAGCCAGAGCGGCGGCTCGCCCGACCTGACCGGCGTGCTCTCCGCCGCCCGGGAGACCGGCGCGCTCACCCTCGCGGTCACCAACAACCCGGAGTCGCCGCTGGCCCGGGCCGCCGAGCTGGCCGTCGACGTGGCCGCCGGACACGAGCGCGCGGTCGCCGCCACCAAGACCTACACCGCCGAGCTGCTCGCGATGCTGCTGCTGGTCGAGGGCATCCGGGCCGGCGACGGGCGGCTGCCCGCCGAGGAGCGGGCCGCGCTGGCCGGGCTGCCCGCGCTGGCCGCCGGGGTGCTCGCCGACCACACCGCCGAGGACGTGGCCCAGCGCTACCGGTTCGCGCCGCACATGGTCACCACCGGGCGCGGCTACGCCTACCCGACCGCGCGCGAGGCGGCGCTCAAACTGATGGAGACGTCGTACGTGCCGACGCTGGCCTTCTCCGGCGCCGACCTGCTGCACGGCCCGCTCGCGATGACCGACACCGACGTGCCGGTGCTGGCCGTGGTCGGCGGCGGCCCCGGCGGGAGGTCGATGGCCGACGTGCTGGCCCGGCTCGAGGAGCGCAAGGCCGACGTGCTCACCGTCGGCCCGGCCGGCAGGCTGGCCGTCCCGCCCGTCGACGAGCGGTACAGCCCGCTGCTGGACATCCTGCCGCTGCAGAAGCTGGCGCTCGCACTGGCGCTGGCCAAGGGCGAGGACCCGGACGCCCCCCGCGGTCTGAAGAAGGTGACCAGCACGCTTTAG
- a CDS encoding 50S ribosomal protein bL37 has product MAKKARKKKARKKSGANHGKRPNS; this is encoded by the coding sequence ATGGCCAAGAAGGCTCGCAAGAAGAAGGCCCGTAAGAAGAGCGGCGCGAACCACGGCAAGCGCCCCAACAGTTAA